From Dermochelys coriacea isolate rDerCor1 chromosome 9, rDerCor1.pri.v4, whole genome shotgun sequence, one genomic window encodes:
- the LOC122455862 gene encoding uncharacterized protein LOC122455862, with translation MLTAESPKLEVDLQHGHCMNHLLAELPSDSFKYLTWHELKEHDVRGNQICCPRVREGPSEEELFFRGEEDVLRARKQVTEKEKWQQRLQENWENCANLNLSFQDLGDLYQLENFNRILRRLIRVERLWLVDNSLTDLSAIRLPRCKELNVSKNHFTSLKQLPKIPQIHHLSLADNNIETLSGISDLRSTPLESLILKRNPCEFKENYRQLVFSNLPNLRTLDGVPKLPEDCPPPEISFLSKMCTIL, from the exons CTTCCCTCAGATTCCTTCAAGTATCTCACTTGGCACGAGTTAAAAGAACATGATGTTCGAGGAAATCAGATTTGTTGTCCCCGAGTGAGAGAAG gGCCTTCAGAAGAAGAGCTATTTTTCAGAGGAGAAGAAGATGTCTTGCGAGCAAGAAAACAAgtaacagaaaaagagaaatggCAACAGAGGCTGCAAGAAAACTGGGAAAACTGTGCA AATTTGAACCTTTCATTTCAGGACTTGGGCGACCTTTACCAGCTAGAAAACTTTAACAGGATTCTCCGGAGATTAATTCGTGTAGAAAGGCTTTGGTTGGTGGACAATTCTTTGACAGACCTAAGTGCCATAAGGTTGCCAAG atgcaaagaattaaatGTCAGTAAAAATCATTTTACATCCTTGAAACAGCTGCCAAAGATACCTCAGATTCATCACTTGTCACTGGCTGATAACAACATTGAGACACTAAGTGGGATATCAGACTTGAGATCTACTCCACTCGAATCCCTTATACTCAAGAGGAACCCCTGTGAGTTTAAAGAAAACTACAGGCAGCT AGTGTTCTCCAATTTGCCAAACTTGAGAACGCTGGATGGGGTTCCAAAGCTGCCAGAAGATTGTCCACCTCCAGAGAtcagttttctttcaaaaatgtgcaCCATATTGTAG